One endosymbiont 'TC1' of Trimyema compressum genomic window, CTTTTACCGGACTCACTGGCATGGGGGATTTAGTTGTAACCTGTACCAGTAAACACAGCCGAAATAGAGCTTATGGAGAAGCCTTAGGAAAAGGCAAAACTCCTCAAGAAATTAGTGATTCAATGGATATGGTAGCTGAAGGAGTTTATGCTACAAAAGCTATTTATATGCTTTCTGAAAAGCTAGATATTACAATGCCTATAACCAATGAAGTATATCATGTAATTTATGAGAACAAAAGCCCTTTGAAAAGTTTTAAGGATTTAATGAATAGAGAAATGAAAATGGAAATTGAGGGAATTGACATTGAAAAAAATTAAAGTTGGTTTACTTGGCTGTGGCGCAGTGGGAACCAGTGTATATGAATTAATTCAAAAGAATCAAGATAAGTATTATGCTTTATTAGGCGCTGAAATAGAAGTAGTTAAAATTGTAGTTCATTCTTTAGATAAGAAAAGGCCTTCTATTCCAAATCAGCTTTTAACCCTTGATCCTAATGAAGTGTTAGAAGACCAGGACATTGATGTTGTAGTTGAAGTTATGGGTGGTATTACAGATGCTAAGGATTATGTTTTAAAGGCCTTGAAGAATAAAAAACATGTTGTTACAGCAAATAAAGATTTAATGGCAGTTTATGGCCAACCTATATTTGAATTAGGGGATCAAGAGCAAAAACTTGTTTTATTTGAAGCCAGCGTTGCTGGTGCTTTACCAGTAATTGGTACTATAAAAAATGATTTAGCTAGTAATAAAATTAATAAAGTCATGGGTATTATTAATGGTACCACTAACTTTATTTTAACTAAAATGTTTGATGAAGGACTTCCGTTAGATTTAGTGTTAAAGGAAGCACAAGATCTTGGCTATGCTGAGGCTGATCCTACAGCAGATGTGGAAGGCTTAGATGCGGCGAGAAAAATTGCTATTTTAGCATCAATTAGCTTCAATACTAGAGTTGTCTTAGATGACGTTTATGTAGAAGGTATTTCAAAAATAGCTACAGATGATATTGAATATGCTAAACAATTTAAAAGCACCATAAAATTATTAGGAATTGCAATTGTTAATGATGGCAAAGTAGAAGTTAGGGTCCACCCGACACTTATTCCATTAAATCATCCTTTAGCTAAAGTAGATGATGTTTACAATGCTATATATTTAGAAGGCGATGCATTTGGTGATTTAACATTCTTAGGAAAAGGAGCAGGAGGATTTCCAACTG contains:
- a CDS encoding homoserine dehydrogenase — protein: MKKIKVGLLGCGAVGTSVYELIQKNQDKYYALLGAEIEVVKIVVHSLDKKRPSIPNQLLTLDPNEVLEDQDIDVVVEVMGGITDAKDYVLKALKNKKHVVTANKDLMAVYGQPIFELGDQEQKLVLFEASVAGALPVIGTIKNDLASNKINKVMGIINGTTNFILTKMFDEGLPLDLVLKEAQDLGYAEADPTADVEGLDAARKIAILASISFNTRVVLDDVYVEGISKIATDDIEYAKQFKSTIKLLGIAIVNDGKVEVRVHPTLIPLNHPLAKVDDVYNAIYLEGDAFGDLTFLGKGAGGFPTASAVVGDILTIGKNILNPVSKIKNCTCYLDLPIKTIKQVESHYYIRMIVADETGVLSKIASVFAENNVSIDSVIQKKLANKKAELVLLTDRVEEDNFMKAKVGIESLITVDSVTSILRSEKEN